Proteins encoded by one window of Brienomyrus brachyistius isolate T26 unplaced genomic scaffold, BBRACH_0.4 scaffold67, whole genome shotgun sequence:
- the cgasa gene encoding cyclic GMP-AMP synthase: MSSKGIMRKGRGHDSGVSKGAGANESSPIGNEGASCSGVSKGAGANESSPIGNEGASCAPTRSLRGRRKESNVVRDPCEIECLEKSPPPLSKTKGLITVKSRAGQDNGIVRKKGAQARAGKDSGVSKGSKIKGLTPKDNVTQVLLTTLDKLRIRKSPRSESTAVINTIVENIVKYLKRQTDCFRQVTSLRTGSYYENVKVGQPDEFDVILAIRVQSVDLREFGDDGAFYSVAVKEKSRGHPLADFLHGHGVVSASEMLAKFRTHVKNALDSTAMTDVQVERKRKGSPAVTLLVKKDGLQISLDVVLGLEVHSTWPPVTKSGFLIEKWLGTKVKKEFRFKPFYLVPKYEGNGSDAQDGICAKDAWRISFSHVEKDILKSHGSAKTCCEAQGTKCCRRECLKLLKHLLEKLKEKYPKDISKFCSYHAKSTLFHACAEYADDSDWKMEQLDWCFLRLLEDFQNWLRKGVLPNFFIPTHNVLGSKCNQKSCNLLADYIDFEKNNMFPIFLE; this comes from the exons ATGTCAAGCAAAGGAATTATGCGCAAAGGTCGCGGACATGACAGCGGAGTTTCAAAGGGAGCTGGTGCAAACGAATCAAGTCCTATCGGGAACGAAGGAGCGAGTTGCAGCGGAGTTTCAAAGGGAGCTGGTGCAAACGAATCAAGTCCTATCGGGAACGAAGGAGCGAGTTGCGCTCCTACTCGCTCTCTCCGTGGCCGCCGCAAAGAATCGAACGTGGTCAGAGATCCCTGTGAGATTGAATGCTTGGAAAAATCTCCTCCTCCACTTTCGAAGACTAAGGGTTTAATAACAGTGAAGAGCCGTGCTGGCCAGGATAATGGAATTGTGCGCAAAAAAGGTGCGCAAGCCCGGGCTGGTAAAGACAGCGGGGTTTCAAAGGGATCGAAGATTAAGGGTTTAACACCGAAGGATAATGTGACCCAGGTGCTCTTAACGACACTCGACAAGCTGAGGATTCGCAAGAGCCCCCGATCGGAGTCTACCGCCGTTATAAACACCATCGTAGAAAACATAgtcaaatatttaaaaagacaAACAGATTGCTTCAGACAAGTTACAAGTTTGCGCACTGGAAGCTACTACGAGAATGTGAAA GTCGGACAGCCTGACGAGTTTGATGTGATTTTGGCTATCCGGGTGCAAAGCGTGGACCTTCGTGAGTTCGGCGACGATGGCGCTTTCTACAGCGTCGCGGTGAAGGAGAAGTCGCGAGGACATCCTCTCGCTGACTTTTTGCATGGGCACGGGGTCGTGTCTGCTAGTGAAATGCTGGCTAAATTCAGGACTCATGTGAAAAATGCCCTGGATAGTACCGCGATGACAG atgTGCAAGTAGAGAGAAAGAGGAAGGGAAGCCCTGCGGTGACCCTCCTAGTGAAGAAGGACGGTCTGCAGATCAGTCTGGATGTCGTGCTTGGGCTGGAGGTCCATTCCACCTGGCCGCCTGTCACTAAGAGTGGCTTCCTGATCGAGAAATGGCTCGGCACCAAGGTGAAGAAAGAATTCAGATTCAAACCTTTCTACTTGGTGCCAAAATACGAAGGAAATGGGAGTGACGCCCAGGATGGAATCTGTGCCAAAG ATGCCTGGCGAATCTCCTTCTCCCACGTGGAGAAGGACATTTTGAAGTCCCACGGTTCTGCGAAGACCTGCTGTGAAGCGCAGGGCACCAAATGCTGCAG AAGAGAATGTCTGAAACTTCTGAAGCACCTGttggagaagctgaaggagaagtACCCGAAGGATATTTCCAAGTTCTGCTCCTACCACGCTAAGAGCACGCTGTTCCACGCCTGCGCGGAGTATGCGGATGACAGCGACTGGAAGATGGAGCAATTGGACTGGTGTTTCTTGCGACTCCTGGAGGACTTTCAGAATTGGCTTCGCAAAGGTGTACTGCCAAACTTCTTCATCCCCACACACAATGTTTTGGGTTCGAAATGTAACCAGAAAAGCTGTAACCTTTTGGCAGACTATATAGATTTTGAAAAGAACAATATGTTTCCGATATTTTTAGAATGA